In [Phormidium] sp. ETS-05, the genomic window TAAGGATAAGTTTACCTGCGCTCCCCCAGTGCCCGGTATGGTTACGGTCAATTCTCGGATTTGTAATATTTTCATAATCCAGAGCAATCCCAGGGGGTTGACCCATAAGATGACGCCCCAAGTCAGGGGAAATAAGCTATATAATCCGAGGCATATTAAGCTATTGCTCAACCAGGCGGGTGGTTGCCAAGGAGGAGGAGGAAGAGAGAGATTTTTTAGGGTTGCTCGACTAGCATTGATAATGCTTCGCTGCTTTTCTATATCACTACTGATTCCAATTAATTTATTTTGAGCCTCTCCCAAATTGTGGGGATTGTTGCTATCGAAGAGTTTGTCAAGAAAATTTCCAGCAAGTTTTATTGATTCTGGTGAAACTTCTTGGTGGTGTTTCTCCCAAACTTGAGCAATTTTGCTGATTATGTTTAAATTATATTGATAGTTTTTTTCATCTAAGCTGTTTTGATATAAAGCCATTTTTTGGGCAGTTTTTTCTGCCATTTTCTCCAAAGCTAACCAAGCCGCATCTCTGGTTTCGATTTTTTTGCTCTCAGTAATAACTTGAATAATGTCATCAAGAACTGGCTCGCCCAGTCTGCCTAGAGCTATGGCCACAAATGCGCGCACGGTTTCATCCCGATCGGACAAACCTTTGAGCAACTCATCTACGACTAAATCCGCTTGGGGCTGAATTCTGGCTAAAGCCACAGCCGCTTCACTGCGGACGGATGGGGAATATTTTTTGGCATCTAAAAACTTGATGATTTCCAATGCCGTATCTTTAGCATCGCGACCGATTTCGCCCAACTGTTGCAGCGCCGCAGCATCGTTATCAGGATTGCCATCCTGTAACTGCTCGATCGCCCCATCAATTTGCTGTTTAATCTCTGGAGACTCTTGGGCTTGACTGGGAGTAACTAAGGATAGAAAAAAAGATAAGACAGCAGCGGGAAGTACCTGCCACAATTGGGGATAATTTAATTTTGTCATGGACTCCCCGGTTAGACTAAGTTGCTGATATTATTTTGACAGATTTTTTCCTGTTTGTCTAGATAATTGGTTTAAATATTTGTTAAAAATACCGGAGGTAGGGTAATCTCGGCCTCACATCGGTAAGTCGGCTCCCGAAGCGTCCCACTTACCAGATGGGCGCGGGAACTGGTTTAATATACTCCAGGACGGTTTTATCGCACCTGCATCAAACCCAATCACATAAGTAAGGAGCTATTCAACTATGGCCGGTGAAATTTTTAATGCAGCTTTTTTGGCTTCCAGCCTGATCCTAGTGGGTTTGGCGCTGGGGTTCCTGTTGCTGAAAATTCAGGGATCGGAAGAGTAATATAGACGGGGTGACGGGGGGACTCGGAGACGGGGGACAGGGTGACGGGGGGACGGGGAAGAGGCAAGGGGGCAAGGGGGCAAGGGGGAAAGAGGCAGGGGACCGGGGGGAAAGAGGCAGGGGGGCTGGGAGGCAAGGGGGCAAGGGGGCAACTTTCTCCCCTGCACCCCTGCTCCCCTGCTCCTCCGCACAAGAAGCTCCCCTGCTCCCCCGCACAAGAAGCTCCCCTGCTCCCCTGCACAGAAATTATCAGTTATCGGAATAT contains:
- a CDS encoding PetM family cytochrome b6-f complex subunit 7, with the protein product MAGEIFNAAFLASSLILVGLALGFLLLKIQGSEE
- a CDS encoding HEAT repeat domain-containing protein encodes the protein MTKLNYPQLWQVLPAAVLSFFLSLVTPSQAQESPEIKQQIDGAIEQLQDGNPDNDAAALQQLGEIGRDAKDTALEIIKFLDAKKYSPSVRSEAAVALARIQPQADLVVDELLKGLSDRDETVRAFVAIALGRLGEPVLDDIIQVITESKKIETRDAAWLALEKMAEKTAQKMALYQNSLDEKNYQYNLNIISKIAQVWEKHHQEVSPESIKLAGNFLDKLFDSNNPHNLGEAQNKLIGISSDIEKQRSIINASRATLKNLSLPPPPWQPPAWLSNSLICLGLYSLFPLTWGVILWVNPLGLLWIMKILQIRELTVTIPGTGGAQVNLSLHNLLMLDYFHYHPRVLDAWVNKYIEAARTGFEQEETVKNNLVIPRDVKIEIGGQIIDKLTREQLDSTFAKTYSRLLIWGESGVGKTSLACTIARWGMAADQNQRLCPHLMIPLLVEGKRLDGQDSLLEVIMGELQGDILNLDIDENISPDFLLYLLRRKRILVIVDNFSEMSEGEKEKINPQAHDFPINALIVTSQKEEDLGNVVKTKVKLSRLNSNARGENLN